In Prunus dulcis chromosome 1, ALMONDv2, whole genome shotgun sequence, the following are encoded in one genomic region:
- the LOC117616124 gene encoding 40S ribosomal protein S5 — protein MAAVEPPAPAPVPASAAVEPTLPHHDVKLFNRWSFDDVQVSDISLADYVGVVPAKHATYVPHTAGRYSVKRFRKAQCPIVERLTNSLMMHGRNNGKKLMAVRIIRHAMEIIHLLTDLNPIQVIVDAVVNSGPREDATRIGSAGVVRRQAVDISPLRRVNQAIYLLTTGARESAFRNIKTIAECLADELINAAKGSSNSYAIKKKDEIERVAKANR, from the exons ATGGCTGCTGTTGAACCTCCTGCTCCGGCTCCAGTTCCGGCTTCTGCTGCAGTAGAACCCACTTTGCCTCACCACGACGTCAAGCTCTTCAACCGCTGGAGCTTCGACGACGTCCAG GTGAGTGACATCTCCCTGGCCGATTACGTTGGAGTGGTGCCAGCGAAACACGCCACTTATGTGCCTCACACTGCTGGGAGGTACTCAGTGAAGCGATTCAGGAAGGCCCAGTGCCCCATTGTTGAGAGGCTTACGAACTCTCTTATGATGCACGGAAGAAACAACGGGAAGAAGCTCATGGCTGTCAGGATTATTAGGCACGCCATGGAAATCATCCATTTGCTCACTGACCTCAACCCAATCCAAGTCATTGTTGATGCTGTTGTTAATAG TGGTCCTCGTGAAGATGCCACTCGTATTGGGTCTGCTGGAGTTGTTAGGCGTCAGGCTGTGGATATCTCACCTTTGAGACGTGTTAACCAGGCAATCTATTTGCTTACAACTGGTGCTCGTGAGTCAGCTTTCAGGAACATCAAAACCATTGCTGAATGCTTGGCTGATGAACTGATTAATGCTGCAAAGGGTTCCTCTAACAG TTATGCTATCAAGAAGAAGGACGAGATTGAAAGAGTTGCTAAGGCTAACCGTTAA